AGGCTCGGTCGCGCCGCGGGCCGAGGAGGTCGCCGCGCGGGCGGATGTTGGACTTCGCAGCGTTTTCCGCCACTTCGACGATATGGAAAGCCTCTATCGCGAAATTGCGGAGGCGATGCTTCTTGAAATTATGCCGATGGTGAACCTTCCTCAGCCTTCGGGGTCCACTGCGGAAATCGTGTCGGAAATGATCGACCGGCGCGCCAAATTGTTCGAGCGGATCATGCCGTTTCGGACGGCGGCGGATGTGCACCTGCACCGTTCGCCCTTCCTGCATGAAGATCGGTTGCGCATGAATGAGATGTTGCGCAAGGCAATGCGGTCCGCGCTCCCCGCCGGCATCCGCAAGGACAAGATGCTGCTCGACGCCTTGGACGCAGTCTTCAGTTTTGAATTCTGGCGCCGTCTCCGCTCGGACCAGGAGCTGTCTCCCGCCCAGGCCCGACGCGTCGTCGAGCACGTGACCTCGAGCCTTGTCGAGGGAAAACCAGGCAAGGGCTGATTTCACTCAGTTTCGGAAGAGCTTCTCGCATCCCGTTCCAGACAAGACATCGTCCAACGCCTTTCGGTCGATGGGCTCAAGAGCGGCATGTTTCTCCCTCAGCCATTGCAGGCACTTTCCCTGATAAGGAAAGGGCTGCTGGACCCAGGGCTTGCCGTCGATCTCCGTTTCGACCTTCTCCGCCCCCGCTATCAGAGCTTCCGCATTGGCGAGGAGCGCCGGCACGTACACACGGCCGACTTCAGCAAGCAGTCCCCGAATGGTGTCCGGTATGGAGCCTCGCTTCATCCAGTCGTCTTCTGTCGGCTCCAGGCCAGACAGATCCTCCACAATGTCGACCCACGCAAAAACACGCGGCGCCCGCTTCAGCGTTTCCTCCATCGGTGTCGGATCGAAATGCGTCAATTGGGTCAATTGGCCGAAGGCGCCGAAGTCGCTGCCGCCGGGCCGCTGTCCCATCAGGAACGGCTGTTGTTCAAGATGCGCCTTCAAGGCGTCGAGATACCGCAGAAAGCTGGACTCAATGACAGGCGCCGTCGTGTCGTTTGAGCCCACCACATAAAGCCGCGAGATCTGCCGTTGTGCAAAGAGCTCCCCCATCTTCAAGGCTTCGTCTTCCGGAGCGGTGATGCCTCGCCACCGCGGCAGAATGGCCGCCGCCCGCTCGATGTCCGCTTTGTAGTGCCAGCGATAATGGAACATCGCCTTGGTCAGCCATTCGTCCGCATAATCTTCGAGCAGGTAGTCGATGAATTCGATCACCGGGTCGGCGGGCACGACATGCCGCCCGTTAAATGCCTTTTCGAAACGCCGGATCAGCGGCGTGGAGTCGACCGCCGCTTCATAGGGGCCGCCATCCTCGCTCAGGAAAAATGTCGGCAGCAGCGCGACTTTAGGCTTCGGCAGGTTCTCGGGCAGGGAATGTCCCGAAAGCAGGAATCGGTAGGGGATGTGACGGTAGCGAAGCACCGAGATCATCTTGCGCGTATAGGGAGAGCCCGGCGCGCCGCTTAGAATAAGTGGTGTCGTCAGTGTCATGGTCGCTACCGCCCTTGATATTTTCTGGTTGTCAGAACGTCAGAATATGTCCTTCAGCCGGGTTGATGCGTCCCGCTCTCATCTCCGCATAGATGTGCGCGATTGCCTCTTCGCCTTTGCCATGTTCGACGGTCAGCCATTTATCCGCGTGCTCGGCAAAGGCGTTCCAGCTTTCGTCGAGCTTCGTGTCGAAACCTTCCTTGCCCCAGTCGTTCGTGCGCTTGCGCACCTGGTCCGGCGCAAAGAAGAAGCGCGGCGTTGCTCCCGGCAATCCGCTTGGCGGCCGCCCCGCGTCCCAGTGCGAAAGCCCTACCTGCGTGCTCTCCACAAGCTTGTCGCCGAAATGGTTGTGAACGGCAGCCAATACCTCGCCATTGCCCGCGAAATCGACCACAAGCGTCGGCATGCTCGCATCGAGGGATGCGATATCGTCATAGGCGATGGTCCGGTCGTAGAAGCC
Above is a window of Parvibaculum lavamentivorans DS-1 DNA encoding:
- a CDS encoding TetR/AcrR family transcriptional regulator, giving the protein MTPPPGKQKQDGRRLRSEVSRRRIVEAMRELIREGSVAPRAEEVAARADVGLRSVFRHFDDMESLYREIAEAMLLEIMPMVNLPQPSGSTAEIVSEMIDRRAKLFERIMPFRTAADVHLHRSPFLHEDRLRMNEMLRKAMRSALPAGIRKDKMLLDALDAVFSFEFWRRLRSDQELSPAQARRVVEHVTSSLVEGKPGKG
- a CDS encoding glutathione S-transferase, translating into MTLTTPLILSGAPGSPYTRKMISVLRYRHIPYRFLLSGHSLPENLPKPKVALLPTFFLSEDGGPYEAAVDSTPLIRRFEKAFNGRHVVPADPVIEFIDYLLEDYADEWLTKAMFHYRWHYKADIERAAAILPRWRGITAPEDEALKMGELFAQRQISRLYVVGSNDTTAPVIESSFLRYLDALKAHLEQQPFLMGQRPGGSDFGAFGQLTQLTHFDPTPMEETLKRAPRVFAWVDIVEDLSGLEPTEDDWMKRGSIPDTIRGLLAEVGRVYVPALLANAEALIAGAEKVETEIDGKPWVQQPFPYQGKCLQWLREKHAALEPIDRKALDDVLSGTGCEKLFRN